ctccatacattttccctgatacccaaaagtactcgttacattttgaatgcttaacaggacaggaaaatggtcaaattcacgcacttatcaagagaacatccctggtcatccctactgcctctgatctggcggactgactaaacacaaatgcttcatttttaaattatgtctgagtgtaaAATAAATAGTCTGGTTTgcctaatataaggaatttgaaatgatttatacttttacttttgatacttaagtatatttttgaaattacatttacttttgatacttaagtatatttcaaatcaaatacttttacacttttcctcaagtagtattttactgggtgactttcacttttacttgagtcattttctattaaggtatctttatttttacttgagtatgacaattgggtactttttccaccactggtggtTCAGTGGCAGATATGGTTGATCGTCGGTCAGGTGGGGGGCAGTCTGTTTGGGCTGACTCAGTTTTCAGCCTTAGCTTcaggctctggctctggctcctTAGCTGTGTTTGGACAGAAGAGGGGGAATCAAGGAAACTCATATGACTTCATGAAAAGTCAGTCAGGTTGGGGTAGTCATTTCAAAGTGGCCGAAACAGGGGGGACCTAGGCATCGACTACAAAGAATAATTCCCAATGGTTGAACATAACTATGGATTGGTGTCAAGGGTGTTCTCAGGGGTGTGTGAGGGGTGAGTGGGTAGTGACAGTTGTCTCACCCTTGGACACGATTAGGGTCTCTGCCGTAGCCTCTTCGTCTCCAGGGGCCCTGCAATAGAACCAAGAGGACAGATGTTGGTTGTCATGGTGAACAGAGATAGAGAACACAGCCCCATAACATCAGAGCAGAAATGTAATCTACCAATCAGGCACAATTGCTGACTTACTTGGGCTTCTTCTCCTGATTGGAACTGCAGCGACATTTTCGGCCTAGAATGGACAACAAATCATTATCATGATCTTAATCAACAATCAAAGAGCATAAAATATGTGTGGCGTAGTTAGACTTACTGAAGTATGAAGACTTactgaggatgaggaggatgccCAGCGTGAAGAGTACCACGCCAAAGACCAGTCCACAGATCCGCAGGCTATGATAgtctacacagagacagagacacatagagaggagGGACATCTACTTATGAAAGTCTTCTTTCATGGCTATTGGAACATTGTCAGTTGATGGGAAAGAGCATCAAGATGCACTAACAGTGGTCTGCTTACCATAGACAAATGGGTTCACCTCTTTCTTTTCCTTTTTACCATCTGAAAATACAGGCACAGAGAAAGGCAAGGCAATGAGATACTAGCTGTATCGAACATCTAACAATCATAGCAGTTTTCAAtgctgtacatacagtaccagtcaaaagtcaaaagtttggacacacctactcattcaagggtgtttcttaatttttactattttctactttgtagaataatagtgaagacatcaacaccatgaagtaacaaatatggaatcatgtagtaaccaaaaaagtgttaaagaaatcaaaatatattttatgtttgagtttttgaaatagccaccctttgccttgatgacagctttgcatactcttggcattctctcaaccagcttcatgaggtagtcacctggaatgcatttcaattaacaggtgagccttcttaaaagttaatttgtggaattcctttccttcttaatgcgtttgagccaatcagttgtgttgtgacaaggtaggtgggggtatacagaagatagccctatttggtaaaagaccaagtacatattatggcaagaacagctcaaataagcaaagagaaacaacagtccatcattactttaagacaggaaggtcagtcaatatggaacatttcaagaactttgaaagtttcttcaagtgcagtcgaaaaaaccatcaagcgctatgatgaaactggctctcaagaggacagccacaggactggaagacccagagttacctctgctgcagaggataagttcattagagttaccagcctcagaaattgcagcccaaataaatgcttcacagagttcaagtaacagacacatctcaacatcaactgttcagaggagactgtgtgaatcaggcctttatggtcgaattgctgcaaagaaaccactactaaaggacaccaataagaagagacttgcttgggccaagaaacacgagcaatggacatcataaatgtgtcctttggtctggagtccaaatttgagattcttggttctaaccgccgtttctttgtgagacgcagtgtgggtgaacggatgatctctgcatgtgtagttcccaccgtaaagcatggaggaggaggtgttatggtttgggggtgcttagctggtgacactgtctgtgatttatttagaattcaaggcacacttaaccagcatggctactatagcattctgcagcgatacgctatcccatctggtttgggcttagtgggactatcatttgtttttcaacaggacattgacccaacacacctccaggctgtgtaagggctattttaccaaaaaggagcgtgatggattgctgcatcagatgacctggcctccacaatcccccgacctcaacccaattgagatggtttgggatgagtcaacaagtgctcagcatatgtgggaactctttcaagactgttggaaaagcattccaggtgaagctggttgagagaatgtgaagtgtgcaaagctgtcatcaaggcaaagggtggctatttgaagaatctcaaatatcaaatatagttttatttgttcaacacttttttgttttctacatgattccatatgtgttatttcatatttttgatgtcttcactattattctacaatttaaaaaatagttaaaataaagaaaaacccttgaatgagtaggtgtgtccaaacttttgacttgtagtgcACCTAACAGTATAATGGGGCTGGGCTTAACATGGCTAAACACATTGATTACACACAGGTTACTCACCCTCAGCATTTGGGTCTGCTactactaagagagagagagagagagagggagagagagagagagagagagacagagagagagagagactcttatGATTTCTTAGAACAGAATTCAAAATTCTGATGGTCTTTATTGGCTCTTATTTTAACTACAATAAGATGTCACATCCAGAGCTTGGATAGGGATCTTGACAGGTTACGGTATTCACATCCGGTTGTGAAATGGCACTGGCCTTGTGGATGATTCGTTGAATGGACCGTCTCAGttatccccctgtcctcctcctcccctactcTATTCTTCCAACCCTCGCTCCCTGTGTCAATTAATTTCCTAAATTCCCATCAGCAAACACTGTCCGGCCCATTGCACAAACCCCAGACCTTCTATCTGCTACACTACCccattgtgtgtgcgtgtatgcgtgcgtgtgtgtgcactctACTCAGCATGTGTATTCACATCAACAGACAGGGAGTCACACAGAATGGGGAGTCAGTGCATGAAAAACATTGAATTATagtgggagggagatgaatggaggaTAATGTACATCTAGAGATGGAGAAATGgaagagggaaaaggagagatgTATAGTCTGGAGACAGAAACGAGACAAAATAAGAAAGGGTGAAAGAAAGAGAAAACAGAACAGGCAGTGTGAACAAAACACAGATGAAAGAATGGAGAGGATACGGAACGGGTGTCAGGAAAAATGGAAGGAGGGCAGGAAAAGAGTGAGGTCGAAAAGAATGTGAAGTGAACAGAGGTGGGAAGGAGGGCAGGAAAAGAGGGAGGTCGAAAAGAATGTGAAGTGAACAGAGGTGGGAAAACACAAAAGCAATAGAATGTGGAATGTTAGTCTGATTGACAAACAAGAAAGAGTGAGAGGCaaatgtgacaggttaaaggacatattcatagcctgttatacactaaaaagtattagtaagttcatggtatgtaaggatcttaaaatatctaaggttaaaaagattatgcatccagtactagttcatagagattgataaaatgcataaatgtgtttaaaatccgtcaagagtcaaagggttaatattgtaagaggaatgtgtaaatgttatattgactactttattttgtggtgcctaatttaagggtaaaagtgttcatctgtgatctactaaatgctcttaatctatgagcctgagatcgattgctctggtctccacccaacttcctggggaaatcgcggtctttttctcattacactaaatttgtcagtgaggaaacataactgcgtcacgttcgtgattatttctcccctttttcaggtatgttattgatataaaacgagttaatttgaatgtaataacttgctaacctgtgaagagagtttaaggtatgtgttagtaacatcttgaggaagttagagttaagttgaagagagttattaggtgcgtgtgtgactgtaatctgcttggttgcagcgatatagcttcgtactgagagtagctgccattttatgctaattgtgaatgaatatgtgcgttgttaataatatatttggggttatttgtataatgtgtttcgaatactttgttgacatggttgataaatgtagttatgggttactgagctaaagctactttgtgtttgacagttatattgaaacatttgtatatgttttagtgaattacagtttatgctgttgtgacttgaataagctttgtaccctacaaaactctggttcctgtagatctgttgttctgtaaaatgtggtatttttgtaaaatcattacactaaatttgtcagtgaggaaacataactgcgtcacgttcgtgattatttctcccctttttcaggggtgtaacacaaACAGTGTGGATAACACCAGAAGACATGACATGGATGGCTCAGTTGCTCTCTCAAGTGATGTATTGAACCTATGACTTCACGTTTAGATTCTTAACGGCATAACAAGAGTGTGGAAGAGTTACacagttcctgtgtgtgtgtgtcacggccTAAATATACTTGTGATATACAATATATTACATTATACTTGGGATATACATATCAACACCCACACGCACTGTACAATGCATGCAAAGGAAGGAAGCCACAGGCTCCAGAATAAGTTAGTCCATTAATGTTCAGTCAAAACCCAATGCCTGCCATGTCATGACACGGCCCTCCCCTGTGTCTCCTGCCTCCCTGTGGATAGTGCGGTAGTCATGCTGGtgttggtggtagtggtggaggggaggagggggcacTTACCAGCCACATACACCATGAGTGAAAAGAGGAAGAACAGAATAGTTTCCATGGTAactgcagaaagagagagagaaagaaatagagcgagagagaaccgTGTTAGTGGATTacatgccacacacacatacacaccaagacacacatgctcacacagacACATATGTAAGGTTGGAAAACGGCCCCCTCATTACCTCTCCCCCTTCTATTGAAACAACCTGTTGAGTAACCCCACTAACCTTTATTCTTGTTACATAACAATACATGTATAGAATATTGGAATGGACACTCTTGGAATGTTCCTAGTTCCCTATGGAGGCCAGAGTGAATTGGCCCACTTCCCCA
The DNA window shown above is from Coregonus clupeaformis isolate EN_2021a chromosome 6, ASM2061545v1, whole genome shotgun sequence and carries:
- the LOC121567395 gene encoding FXYD domain-containing ion transport regulator 6 isoform X3, whose protein sequence is METILFFLFSLMVYVAVVADPNAEDGKKEKKEVNPFVYDYHSLRICGLVFGVVLFTLGILLILSRKCRCSSNQEKKPKAPGDEEATAETLIVSKAKEPEPEPEAKAEN
- the LOC121567395 gene encoding FXYD domain-containing ion transport regulator 6 isoform X2, translated to METILFFLFSLMVYVAVADPNAEDGKKEKKEVNPFVYDYHSLRICGLVFGVVLFTLGILLILSKSSYFSRKCRCSSNQEKKPKAPGDEEATAETLIVSKAKEPEPEPEAKAEN
- the LOC121567395 gene encoding FXYD domain-containing ion transport regulator 6 isoform X1 — its product is METILFFLFSLMVYVAVVADPNAEDGKKEKKEVNPFVYDYHSLRICGLVFGVVLFTLGILLILSKSSYFSRKCRCSSNQEKKPKAPGDEEATAETLIVSKAKEPEPEPEAKAEN